A window of Tripterygium wilfordii isolate XIE 37 chromosome 7, ASM1340144v1, whole genome shotgun sequence contains these coding sequences:
- the LOC120002989 gene encoding blue copper protein-like, translating into MEERRCCGLSLLSLGFSCILLLISFTGSVQAYKNYTVGDSLGWYDNSQKPKLNYQKWADDDKIFSLGDFLIFNTDNNHSVVQTYNFTTYKLCDDDDALSTDTTEWSVADPSATATYPVTVAVPLVKEGMSYFFSGDYDGDQCKDGQHFKINVTHGQGLPESLKSPSEQAPAPNSPDVDNADSAPDTVVNSDFNHPHDEDEDHVKKDSGSISLYVNLLGMKLLVSVILVAMICIF; encoded by the exons ATGGAAGAGAGAAGGTGTTGCGGGTTAAGTCTGTTGTCTTTGGGCTTCAGTTGTATTCTTCTTCTCATCTCCTTCACAGGATCTGTTCAGGCCTACAAGAACTACACAGTTGGCGACTCTCTGGGTTGGTACGACAATTCTCAGAAACCCAAACTCAATTACCAGAAATGGGCAGATGACGACAAGATCTTCAGCTTGGGAGATTTCCTCA TTTTCAACACCGACAACAACCATTCAGTAGTACAAACATACAATTTCACCACATACAAGCTGTGTGACGACGATGATGCCCTATCAACCGACACCACCGAGTGGTCGGTCGCGGATCCATCGGCCACCGCAACATATCCGGTGACGGTGGCGGTTCCATTAGTGAAGGAAGGTATGTCGTATTTCTTTTCCGGTGATTACGATGGAGATCAATGCAAGGATGGTCAACATTTCAAGATCAACGTGACTCATGGCCAAGGATTGCCTGAGAGTCTTAAGAGTCCATCGGAACAAGCCCCGGCTCCGAATAGTCCGGATGTAGACAATGCGGATTCGGCCCCAGATACTGTTGTTAATTCTGATTTCAATCATCCTCATGACGAAGACGAGGATCATGTCAAGAAGGATTCTGGATCTATTTCATTGTATGTCAATTTATTAGGGATGAAATTGCTTGTGAGTGTGATTTTGGTAGCGATGATTTGCATATTTTGA
- the LOC120002291 gene encoding rhodanese-like/PpiC domain-containing protein 12, chloroplastic: MLRASPAAFTTLRQSLLPTLSLSSSSSFLHKFSTFASFSSFPPNSLEPNSLRLSSLCFRRPPFLMDPPCPRGTARASFSAEGCSKGEREVLVQHLLVKEDGLNLLLDIQQRVEKGEDLSDLAAEYSICPSKEEGGMLGWVGKGQMVPEFEEAAFDAPLNKVVKCKTKFGWHLLQVLSEREESMLQDIPPAELHVKTQDPNFVEEAQLIDVREPEEVAQASLPGFQVLPLSQCGGWGPVIMTKFDPLKDTYVMCHHGLRSLQVAKWLQTQGFRKVFNVAGGIHAYATKVDQSIPTY; the protein is encoded by the exons atgtTAAGAGCTTCACCAGCAGCATTCACTACTCTCAGACAATCTCTACTTCCTACTCTTTcgctttcttcttcgtcttctttcCTTCACAAATTCTCCACTTTTGcgtctttttcttcctttccccCCAATTCCCTCGAACCCAATTCGCTTCGTCTTTCTTCTCTCTGCTTCAGGCGGCCCCCGTTTTTGATGGATCCTCCATGCCCTAGAGGAACGGCAAGAG CTTCCTTTAGTGCTGAGGGTTGCTCAAAAGGCGAGAGGGAAGTACTGGTGCAGCACTTGCTTGTTAAAGAAGATGGCCTTAATCTTTTGTTGGATATTCAACAGCGTGTTGAAAAAG GAGAGGATTTGAGTGACCTTGCAGCGGAGTACTCGATATGTCCGTCCAAAGAAGAAGGGGGAATGCTAGGATGGGTCGGAAAGGGGCAAATG GTACCAGAATTTGAGGAGGCTGCATTTGATGCTCCTCTGAATAAAGTCGTGAAATGTAAAACTAAATTTGGGTGGCACTTGTTGCAAGTTTTGTCTGAGAG GGAAGAATCAATGCTTCAAGACATCCCACCTGCTGAACTTCATGTTAAAACCCAAGACCCCAATTTTGTTGAAGAGGCCCAATTGATTGATGTTCGAGAACCTGAAGAAGT GGCCCAAGCATCTTTGCCAGGTTTTCAAGTGCTTCCTCTCAGCCAGTGCGGAGGCTGGGGGCCAGTAATAATGACCAAGTTTGATCCTCTGAAGGATACTTATGTTATG TGTCACCACGGCTTGAGGTCCTTACAGGTTGCCAAGTGGCTGCAGACTCAG GGTTTCAGGAAAGTTTTTAATGTTGCCGGAGGAATACATGCATATGCTACCAAGGTTGATCAATCAATCCCAACTTACTGA
- the LOC120001863 gene encoding dihydropyrimidinase-like produces MELIVLRLFFLFSLSVFFFGSPSNTQLDQFCEDGIGFGESQCGISSRSSTKLLIKGGTVVNAHKQDNADVYVEDGIIVAVEPNIKVGDDVTVVDATGKFVMPGGIDPHTHLDMEFMGTETVDDFFSGQAAALAGGTTMHIDFVIPVNGNLMEGLEVYEKKAKKSCMDYGFHMAITKWDEVVSKEMETVVKEKGINSFKFFMAYKGSFMINDELLLEGLKKCKSLGALAMVHAENGDAVYEGQKRMIELGITGPEGHALSRPPVLEGEATSRAIRLAAFVNTPLYVVHVMSINAMEEIAKARKLGQRVIGEPILSGLLLDESGLWDPDFTNAAKYVMSPPIRASGHSKALQAALSTGVLQLIGTDNCVFNSTQKALGVDDFRYIPNGVNGMEERMHLVWDSMVESGQISVTDYVRLTSTECARIFNIYPRKGAILAGSDADIIIFNPNSSFEISASSHHSRSDINVYEGRKGKGKVEVTIAGGRVVWENDELKVIPGSGKYVKMPPFSYLFHGIDKADALYLSSLRAPVKRFKSTT; encoded by the exons ATGGAGCTCATCGTTCTACgactcttctttctcttttccctcTCAGTTTTCTTCTTCGGTTCTCCTTCAAACACGCAACTAGACCAG TTCTGTGAAGATGGAATTGGATTTGGTGAGTCCCAGTGTGGAATATCATCCCGGTCTTCGACAAAGCTCTTGATCAAGGGAGGAACCGTTGTAAATGCTCACAAGCAGGACAATGCTGATGTTTATGTGGAGGATGGGATTATTGTAGCTGTAGAACCTAATATCAAG GTTGGTGATGATGTCACTGTAGTTGATGCGACTGGAAAATTTGTCATGCCAG GAGGAATTGACCCTCACACACACCTGGATATGGAGTTTATGGGTACAGAGACAGTTGATGACTTCTTCAGTGGTCAGGCTGCAGCATTAGCCGGTGGAACGACAATGCACATTGACTTTGTTATACCAGTTAATGGAAATTTGATGGAAGGCCTTGAAGTCTATGAGAAGAAAGCTAAGAAGTCATGTATGGACTATGGTTTCCATATGGCAATTACCAAATGGGATGAAGTTGTTTCAAAAGAAATGGAAACAGTGGTTAAGGAGAAAG GTATCAACTCTTTCAAGTTTTTCATGGCATATAAGGGTTCTTTTATGATCAATGATGAGCTTCTATTAGAAGGATTGAAGAAGTGCAAGTCTCTAGGTGCCTTGGCTATGGTCCATGCAGAAAATGGAGACGCTGTATATGAAGGGCAGAAAAGAATGATAGAACTTGGTATTACTGGTCCGGAGGGACATGCTCTTTCTCGGCCCCCAGTG TTGGAAGGAGAGGCAACTTCTCGGGCAATTCGTTTGGCAGCTTTTGTGAACACGCCTCTCTACGTAGTTCATGTCATGAGCATCAATGCGATGGAAGAAATTGCTAAAGCTCGAAAATTGG GGCAGAGGGTTATTGGGGAACCGATACTTTCTGGCTTACTCCTTGATGAGTCTGGGCTTTGGGACCCTGACTTCACCAATGCAGCAAA ATATGTGATGAGTCCCCCTATTAGGGCATCAGGACATAGCAAGGCTCTACAAGCTGCTCTTTCAACGGGAGTTCTCCAG CTTATAGGAACTGATAACTGTGTGTTCAACTCCACTCAAAAAGCATTGGGGGTTGATGATTTCCGGTATATCCCAAATGGTGTCAATG GTATGGAGGAGAGGATGCATCTAGTTTGGGATAGCATGGTG GAATCGGGTCAAATTTCTGTCACTGATTACGTGCGATTAACAAGCACTGAATG TGCTAGAATCTTCAATATATATCCCAGAAAAGGAGCAATTCTTGCTGGATCTGATGCAGATATAATCATATTCAACCCTAACTCGAGCTTTGAAATAAGTGCAAGTTCTCACCACTCTAGATCGGATATAAATGTTTATGAGGGTAGAAAAGGGAag GGAAAGGTTGAAGTGACAATTGCTGGGGGTAGAGTTGTTTGGGAAAATGATGAACTCAAGGTTATTCCTGGTTCCGGAAAATATGTTAAAATGCCTCCTTTCAGCTATCTTTTCCATGGGATTGATAAGGCAGATGCCTTGTACCTATCATCTCTTCGTGCTCCGGTGAAGCGTTTTAAATCCACCACTTGA
- the LOC120002288 gene encoding calcium-dependent protein kinase 34-like, translating to MGNCCSQGNTATDEDKEDKGEPAPVNPPHQGNNAATTPDSSTAKPAPPSPSPGTSSKPAKTAPIGHVLGRPMEDVKSIYSIGKELGRGQFGVTHLCTNKSTGEQLACKTIAKRKLANKEDIEDVRREVQIMHHLTGQPNIVELKGAYEDKHSVHLVMELCAGGELFDRIIAKGHYTERAAASLLRTIVQIIHTCHSMGVIHRDLKPENFLLLSKDENSPLKATDFGLSVFYKPGDVFKDIVGSAYYIAPEVLKRKYGPEADIWSIGVMLYILLSGVPPFWAESEHGIFNAILRGHVDFTGDPWPSISPQAKDLVKKMLNSDPKMRLTAQQVLTHPWIKEDGEAPDTPLDNAVLSRLKQFKAMNQFKKVALRVIAGCLSEEEIMGLKEMFKGIDTDNSGTITLEELKHGLAKQGTKLSELEVKQLMEAADADGNGTIDYDEFITATMHMNRMDREEHLYTAFQHFDKDNSGYITTEELEQALREYGMHDGRDIKEILSEVDNDNDGRINYDEFVAMMRKGTQEANPKKRRDVFV from the exons ATGGGCAATTGTTGCTCTCAAGGCAACACTGCCACCGATGAAGATAAGGAAGATAAAGGAGAACCTGCACCAGTGAATCCTCCTCATCAAGGCAACAATGCTGCCACCACCCCTGATTCTTCCACTGCGAAACCTGCCCCGCCTTCTCCTTCGCCTGGTACATCCTCCAAGCCTGCCAAGACCGCCCCTATCGGACATGTCTTAGGCCGGCCAATGGAGGATGTGAAATCAATATATTCAATTGGGAAGGAATTGGGTAGAGGACAATTTGGGGTAACCCATTTGTGTACTAATAAGAGTACTGGTGAGCAACTTGCTTGCAAGACGATCGCGAAGAGGAAGCTTGCGAATAAGGAGGATATTGAGGATGTTAGGAGGGAGGTTCAGATAATGCACCATTTGACAGGACAGCCTAATATAGTGGAACTTAAAGGTGCTTATGAGGATAAGCATTCTGTTCATTTGGTGATGGAGTTGTGTGCAGGAGGAGAGCTTTTTGATAGGATTATTGCTAAAGGCCATTACACGGAACGCGCTGCAGCCTCGCTGCTGAGGACCATTGTCCAGATTATTCATACCTGTCATTCCATGGGAGTCATTCACAGAGATCTCAAGCCTGAGAATTTCCTCTTGTTGAGTAAAGATGAGAATTCACCTCTCAAGGCCACTGACTTTGGTCTCTCTGTGTTCTACAAGCCAG GAGACGTATTCAAAGATATCGTTGGTAGCGCATACTACATTGCACCTGAAGTTCTGAAGAGGAAATATGGACCAGAAGCTGATATATGGAGTATTGGGGTCATGCTTTATATCCTTCTGTCTGGAGTTCCTCCATTTTGGGCTG AATCGGAGCATGGGATATTCAATGCTATTCTACGAGGACATGTTGATTTTACTGGTGATCCATGGCCCTCGATTTCTCCTCAAGCAAAGGATCTTGTAAAGAAGATGCTGAATTCAGACCCCAAGATGAGGTTAACAGCTCAACAAGTTCTCA CTCATCCATGGATTAAGGAGGACGGGGAAGCACCGGATACTCCTCTTGACAATGCTGTATTGTCTAGGCTCAAACAGTTCAAAGCAATGAATCAGTTCAAGAAAGTTGCTCTTCGG GTCATCGCTGGCTGCCTGTCCGAGGAAGAGATCATGGGATTGAAGGAGATGTTCAAGGGCATTGACACAGACAACAGTGGAACTATCACACTAGAAGAGCTCAAACACGGACTTGCTAAGCAGGGCACAAAACTCTCTGAACTCGAAGTGAAGCAATTAATGGAAGCT GCTGATGCAGATGGCAATGGTACAATAGACTACGACGAGTTCATCACTGCTACAATGCATATGAACAGAATGGACAGAGAAGAACATCTTTACACTGCCTTCCAACACTTCGATAAAGACAACAGCGG ATACATTACAACTGAAGAACTTGAGCAAGCACTCCGTGAATATGGTATGCATGATGGGAGAGACATCAAGGAAATCCTTTCAGAAGTCGACAACGATAAT GATGGGCGGATCAACTATGATGAATTTGTGGCAATGATGAGGAAAGGAACCCAAGAAGCAAATCCAAAGAAGCGGCGCGATGTGTTTGTTTGA
- the LOC120002988 gene encoding hydroxymethylglutaryl-CoA lyase, mitochondrial-like, with the protein MSSLEEPLGLDKLPSMSTVNRIQRFSSGACRPRNDDMGMGNCWIEGRTCSLSNSCCEDYEEYSKGAYPWRRNSRDVLGDFPNQRTLSSGRNHVVYGSACDSSYFEGQLCNSNSRDNHIGDMRNKFFKGIPKFVKIVEVGPRDGLQNEKSIVPTSVKVELIRRLVSSGLPVVEATSFVSPKWVPQLADAKDVMDGVCGVEGARLPVLTPNLKGFEAAIAAGAKEVAVFASASESFSKSNINCSIEESLSRYRAVTHAAKELSIPVRGYVSCVVGCPVEGPITPLKVAYVAKELYEMGCFEISLADTIGVGTPGTVVPMLEAVMDVVPVEKLAVHFHDTYGQSLPNILISLQMGISTLDSSVAGLGGCPYAKGASGNVATEDVVYMLHGLGVKTNVDLAKLLLAGDFIGKHLGRPSGSKTAVALSRVASFSS; encoded by the exons ATGTCGAGTCTAGAGGAACCACTTGGTCTTGATAAGTTGCCAAGCATGAGTACTGTGAACAGGATCCAAAGGTTCTCATCTGGCGCTTGTCGGCCCAGAAATGATGATATGGGAATGGGAAACTGCTGGATTGAAGGAAGAACCTGCAGCTTGTCCAACAGTTGCTG cGAAGATTATGAAGAGTATTCAAAAGGGGCATATCCATGGAGAAGGAATTCAAGAGATGTGTTAGGTGACTTCCCCAATCAAAGGACATTAAGCTCAGGGAGGAATCATGTGGTATATGGAAGTGCTTGTGATTCATCGTATTTTGAAGGTCAATTATGTAATTCCAATTCCAGAGACAACCACATTGGGGATATGAGAAACAAG TTTTTCAAAGGTATACCAAAGTTTGTGAAAATAGTGGAAGTTGGTCCTAGGGATGGAttacaaaatgagaaaagcattgTGCCTACATCTGTGAAAGTTGAGTTGATTCGTAGACTGGTATCTTCCGGGTTGCCTGTTGTTGAGGCCacaagttttgtctcacctaaaTGGGTTCCTCAG TTAGCAGATGCAAAAGATGTGATGGATGGAGTTTGTGGTGTTGAGGGGGCTAGATTGCCTGTTCTAACACCTAACCTGAAA GGATTTGAAGCAGCTATTGCTGCTGGTGCAAAGGAAGTAGCAGTCTTTGCATCAGCTTCTGaatcattttcaaaatcaaacattAATTGCAGTATTGAGGAGAGTCTTTCTCGTTACCGAGCTGTTACTCATGCTGCTAAAGAGCTCTCCATTCCTGTTCGGGg GTATGTATCATGTGTGGTTGGATGTCCAGTGGAAGGACCAATTACACCCTTGAAAGTGGCATATGTGGCGAAAGAGCTCTATGAGATGGGATGCTTTGAGATTTCTCTTGCTGATACGATTGGGGTTGGTACACCTG GTACTGTTGTTCCCATGCTTGAAGCTGTAATGGATGTTGTTCCTGTGGAGAAGCTTGCTGTCCACTTTCATGACACTTATGGGCAATCTCTTCCCAACATTTTGATATCGCTCCAG ATGGGGATTAGCACTCTGGATTCCTCTGTTGCTGGTTTAGGAGGATGCCCCTATGCGAAGGGGGCATCAGGAAACGTTGCCACTGAGGACGTGGTGTACATGCTGCATGGGCTTGGTGTGAAAACCAACGTGGATCTGGCCAAACTCCTGTTGGCCGGGGACTTCATCGGCAAGCATTTAGGTCGTCCATCTGGATCAAAGACAGCCGTTGCCTTGAGTCGGGTGGCATCTTTTTCCTCTTAA
- the LOC120002289 gene encoding flavonoid 3',5'-hydroxylase 1-like: MAPLLDKFLLRELVVAVAVFYFTRLIIRSLLQKSPRPLPPGPKGWPVIGALPLLGSMPHVALAQMAKKYGPVMYLKMGTCNMVVASTPDSARAFLKTLDLNFSNRPPNAGATHLAYNAQDMVFADYGPRWKLLRKLSNLHMLGGKALDDWAQVRNFELGHMIRAMCESSRRGEAVVVPEMLTYAMANMIGQVILSRRVFVTKGTESNEFKDMVVELMTSAGFFNIGDFIPSIAWMDLQGIEKGMKKLHKKFDVLLTKMMEEHMATTHERKGKPDFLDVVMANMENSEGERLSITNIKALLLNLFTAGTDTSSSIIEWSLAEMMKNPSILKKAHEEMDRVIGRDRRLQESDIPKLQYLQAICKETFRKHPSTPLNLPRIAVEACEVNGYYIPKNTRLSVNIWAIGRDPDVWDNPLEFNPERFMSGKNAKIDPRGNDFELIPFGAGRRICAGTRMGIVLVEYILGTLVHSFDWKLPNGVDQLNMDEAFGLALQKAVPLSVMVSPRLALTAYAS, translated from the exons ATGGCACCATTGCTAGACAAATTCCTCCTCCGTGAGCTGGTCGTGGCGGTTGCCGTCTTCTACTTCACCCGCCTCATCATCCGATCACTCCTCCAGAAATCTCCGCGGCCGCTTCCGCCGGGCCCGAAAGGTTGGCCCGTAATCGGTGCTCTTCCTCTCCTAGGCTCCATGCCCCATGTCGCACTAGCCCAAATGGCCAAAAAATATGGTCCAGTAATGTACCTCAAAATGGGTACTTGTAATATGGTTGTCGCCTCAACCCCGGACTCCGCCCGAGCTTTCCTTAAGACTCTGGACCTCAACTTCTCGAACCGGCCCCCGAACGCCGGCGCCACCCACTTGGCCTATAACGCCCAAGACATGGTCTTTGCGGATTATGGGCCGAGATGGAAGCTTTTGCGCAAGTTGAGTAACCTACACATGTTGGGCGGTAAGGCCCTGGACGATTGGGCCCAAGTCCGGAACTTTGAGTTGGGCCATATGATACGGGCCATGTGCGAGTCCAGTCGAAGAGGAGAAGCCGTCGTTGTGCCTGAAATGTTAACATACGCCATGGCTAACATGATCGGGCAAGTGATACTGAGCCGGCGAGTTTTCGTGACGAAAGGCACGGAGTCCAATGAGTTCAAGGACATGGTGGTGGAGCTGATGACGAGCGCCGGGTTTTTCAATATCGGCGATTTCATACCGTCAATAGCGTGGATGGATCTACAAGGGATCGAGAAGGGAATgaagaaattgcacaagaaattTGATGTGTTGTTGACAAAAATGATGGAGGAACATATGGCTACAACCCATGAACGTAAAGGGAAACCAGATTTTCTTGATGTTGTAATGGCGAATATGGAAAATTCTGAAGGAGAAAGGCTTAGTATTACCAATATTAAGGCACTGCTTCTG AATCTTTTCACTGCAGGTACTGATACCTCATCAAGCATAATAGAATGGTCATTAGCGGAGATGATGAAGAACCCTAGCATCCTAAAGAAGGCACATGAAGAGATGGATCGAGTTATCGGTCGTGACCGGAGACTCCAGGAATCTGACATCCCAAAACTTCAGTACTTGCAAGCAATATGCAAAGAAACATTTCGTAAACACCCATCAACACCATTAAACCTGCCTAGGATTGCAGTTGAAGCTTGTGAGGTTAATGGGTACTACATACCCAAGAACACTAGACTTAGTGTCAACATTTGGGCAATAGGCAGGGACCCTGATGTGTGGGACAACCCTTTGGAGTTCAATCCAGAGAGATTCATGAGTGGCAAAAATGCCAAAATcgatcctcgtgggaacgatttTGAGTTGATTCCGTTTGGTGCTGGAAGAAGAATCTGTGCTGGGACTAGAATGGGGATTGTGTTGGTTGAGTATATTTTGGGGACATTAGTGCACTCTTTTGACTGGAAACTGCCTAATGGGGTTGATCAGCTTAACATGGATGAGGCATTTGGGCTTGCATTGCAAAAGGCAGTGCCACTCTCTGTTATGGTCTCACCAAGACTTGCTCTTACTGCCTATGCCTCCTAA
- the LOC120002470 gene encoding uncharacterized protein LOC120002470: protein MSIFYRLFICNLKRAIKVHDVQRLKKTWLASLSSKSTDHVGLTSNGLGRADGLEAHLPSLALGASPLLEVSSGVVDAIFTSIYCPSLSKIVMDSHKPSINAFYDSAPTSPTRSFNNTWFYSLPSSPTRGGSKAIYNVQTEPRIPGAYFEDVSSDFDEFEFETCLRVGLDEDREDSLDDHHQQGKVRRQQGGSLPAMAFADELFCGGKVLPLKPPPRLQYPNGNVSWKNPTSPKSFNSIIKFGSLWNDDFDPFMAALENVKEEKSGKSEQKNYRRAQSLPPILPTTPEHPNGPVCGLKLAEPKGVVYARHARQLAKAEADERPSRPTIEKGGKQSKKKKIMKLIKRNLSMAKTSDEEKDAAAAAAGKKSTKPKLSNKFRSDEPMGLMKYNEDKRKSDHDMTRMAIVQWRPKLFSCMGYAPKYVD, encoded by the exons ATGTCTATCTTCTACAGACTCTTCATATGTAACCTTAAACGCGCTATCAAGGTCCACGACGTACAGAGACTCAAGAAGACGTGGTTGGCCTCTCTCAGTTCTAAA TCAACGGACCATGTGGGACTGACCTCAAATGGGCTGGGCCGAGCTGACGGGCTTGAGGCTCATTTGCCATCTTTAGCACTGGGTGCCTCTCCACTTCTAGAGGTCTCTAGTGGTGTTGTAGATGCGATTTTTACATCCATATATTGTCCATCATTGT CCAAAATAGTTATGGATTCCCACAAACCCTCTATCAATGCCTTCTATGACAGCGCACCCACTAGTCCAACTAGAAGCTTCAACAATACTTGGTTCTATAGCTTGCCTTCAAGTCCAACCAGAGGTGGATCAAAAGCTATCTATAATGTTCAAACAGAGCCAAGAATTCCAGGAGCTTATTTTGAAGATGTGAGTTCCGATTTCGATGAATTCGAATTCGAAACTTGTCTTCGAGTTGGTCTCGACGAAGACAGAGAAGATTCATTGGATGATCATCATCAGCAAGGTAAGGTAAGGAGACAACAAGGAGGGTCACTTCCTGCTATGGCTTTTGCTGATGAGTTGTTTTGTGGAGGGAAAGTCTTGCCACTAAAACCCCCTCCCCGTCTTCAATACCCAAACGGCAACGTTTCATGGAAGAACCCAACATCTCCCAAGTCcttcaattcaataatcaaattTGGGAGCTTGTGGAATGATGATTTCGATCCATTCATGGCAGCATTAGAGAACgtgaaggaagaaaaaagtgGGAAATCGGAACAAAAGAATTATAGACGGGCCCAGTCCCTGCCACCTATTTTGCCCACTACGCCAGAACATCCCAATGGGCCTGTTTGTGGGCTAAAACTGGCTGAGCCCAAAGGAGTGGTGTATGCAAGACACGCCAGACAGCTCGCAAAGGCGGAAGCAGATGAGAGGCCCAGCAGGCCCACTATTGAAAAAGGTGGCAAACagagtaagaagaagaaaatcatgAAATTGATAAAAAGGAATTTATCGATGGCAAAAACAAGTGATGAGGAGAAagatgcagcagcagcagctgcagGAAAAAAGTCAACAAAACCAAAATTGAGTAACAAATTTAGGTCTGATGAGCCAATGGGATTGATGAAGTACAATGAGGACAAGAGGAAGTCAGATCATGATATGACCAGGATGGCAATTGTACAGTGGAGGCCCAAGTTATTCTCGTGCATGGGCTATGCACCAAAGTATGTGGACTAA